Proteins from a genomic interval of Medicago truncatula cultivar Jemalong A17 chromosome 3, MtrunA17r5.0-ANR, whole genome shotgun sequence:
- the LOC25489924 gene encoding two-component response regulator ORR23 — MDDSSDRFPIGMRVLAVDGDSTHLSDLETRLRSCQYHVTTTSQAKTALTMLRENKDKFDLVIADVHLPDMDGLKLLELVELETDLPVVVMLSESSDNELVMKAVFHGASDFLVKPVRLQELKTIWQHVIRKKKDNEDLSAQKKSQSVWSVELHHKFVAAVNQLGIDKAVPEKILGLMNVENITREDVASHLRKYRLIDYVKKVSSVANQHASSLVAASRSADQDEDKDEDKENGHDNEDP, encoded by the exons aTGGACGACTCCAGTGACCGGTTTCCAATCGGAATGCGTGTTCTCGCCGTCGACGGCGATTCCACTCATCTCTCGGATTTAGAAACTCGTCTCCGATCATGTCAATACCACG TAACGACAACTAGTCAAGCAAAAACGGCATTGACTATGTTGCGAGAAAACAAAGACAAGTTTGACCTGGTAATCGCTGATGTGCACCTGCCTGACATGGATGGACTTAAGCTGCTTGAACTTGTGGAACTTGAGACGGACCTTCCGGTCGTCGTAA TGTTGTCTGAATCTAGCGATAATGAGCTAGTGATGAAGGCAGTTTTCCATGGTGCCTCTGATTTTCTGGTGAAACCTGTGAGATTACAGGAGCTAAAGACCATTTGGCAGCATGTAATTCGGAAGAAGAAGGACAATGAGGACCTATCAGCTCAGAAGAAGTCCCAGTCTGTTTGGTCTGTGGAGCTGCACCACAAATTTGTTGCTGCTGTTAATCAGTTAGGCATTGACA AGGCTGTACCTGAAAAGATTCTTGGTTTGatgaatgttgaaaatattaCAAGGGAGGACGTGGCGAGCCATCTCCGG AAGTATAGACTTATTGACTATGTGAAGAAAGTTAGCTCTGTGGCAAACCAACATGCTAGTAGTTTGGTGGCAGCCTCAAGGAGTGCAGATCAGGATGAAGACAAAGATGAGGATAAAGAGAATGGTCATGACAATGAGGACCCATGA